Proteins encoded within one genomic window of Fragaria vesca subsp. vesca linkage group LG1, FraVesHawaii_1.0, whole genome shotgun sequence:
- the LOC101311218 gene encoding uncharacterized protein LOC101311218, which translates to MRKRDLAILMLSAFAIFFSLQHEGDFSFREAWMHLSDDYPIKYEAERLPPPIVADLNGDGKKEVLVATHDAKIQILEPHSRRVDEGFSSARVLAEVSLLPDKIRISSGRRAVAMATGVIEKVRPGQRARQVLVVVTSGWSVMCFDSNLKRLWDVNLQEDFPHNAHHREIAISITNYTLKHGDSGLVIVGGRMEMQPHITLDPFEEIGMAERSAEQHRRNLTEKEASENSETVDLRHFALYAFAGGSGKIRWTRKNENIEAHASDASQLIPQHNYKLDVQALNSRQPGEFACREFRESILGVMPHHWDRREDTMLKLAHFRRHKRKTLKKTAGKNTNYPFHKPEENNPPGKDSSKKISNLIGKAAQYAGSVKSKKPYQYIPTITNHTQLWWVPNVVVAHQKEGIEAVHIASGRTLCKLNLQEAGLHADVNGDGVLDHVQAVGGNGAEQTVVSGSMEVLRPCWAVATSGVPVREQLFNASICHHSVFNLFQHGDYSRSYGRAPDLASLEVATPILIPRNDGHRHRKGSHGDVVFLTNRGEVTSYSPGLHGHGAVWNWHLLTGATWSNLPSPAGMMEAAVVVPTLKAFSLRVHDNQEVILAAGDQEAIVISPGGSILTSLELPASPTHALIAEDFSNDGLTDLILVTSTGVYGFVQTRQPGALFFSILVGVLILVMGVIFVTQHLNSIKGKPRPSGR; encoded by the exons ATGAGGAAGCGAGATTTGGCGATTCTCATGCTCTCTGCTTTCGCTATCTTCTTCTCTCTTCAG CACGAAGGCGACTTCTCCTTCCGTGAGGCATGGATGCACCTCTCCGACGACTACCCCATCAAGTACGAAGCCGAGCGCCTCCCGCCGCCGATCGTCGCCGATCTTAACGGCGACGGCAAGAAGGAAGTCCTCGTCGCCACTCACGACGCCAAAATCCAG ATTTTGGAGCCTCATAGTCGGCGCGTGGATGAAGGATTCAGTAGCGCGCGTGTTCTGGCTGAGGTCAGCCTTTTGCCGGATAAAATCCGAATCTCCTCCGGCAGACGCGCGGTGGCGATGGCTACCGGAGTTATAGAGAAAGTGAGGCCCGGGCAGAGAGCCAGGCAGGTTTTGGTGGTTGTTACGTCCGGCTGGTCTGTAATGTGCTTTGATTCCAATCTCAAGAGGCTGTGGGATGTTAATTTGCAG GAGGATTTTCCGCATAATGCTCACCATAGGGAGATTGCGATTTCGATAACCAATTACACTCTGAAGCATGGGGATTCTGGGTTGGTGATTGTTGGCGGAAGGATGGAAATGCAGCCTCAT ATTACCTTGGATCCTTTTGAAGAAATTGGGATGGCAGAGAGAAGTGCTGAGCAGCATAGAAGAAATCTAACTGAAAAGGAG GCATCTGAAAATTCTGAAACTGTGGATTTACGCCATTTTGCACTATATGCATTTGCCGGTGGTTCTGGAAAAATTAGATGGACTAGAAAAAATGAG AATATTGAAGCACATGCTTCAGATGCATCACAGTTGATTCCCCAGCACAATTACAAACTTGATGTTCAGGCTTTGAACAGTCGTCAACCAGGAGAA TTTGCATGTAGGGAATTCAGAGAATCAATCCTTGGAGTTATGCCGCATCATTGG GATAGAAGAGAAGATACTATGTTGAAACTTGCACACTTCAGGAGGCACAAAAGGAAAACATTGAAGAAAACAGCAGGAAAGAATACAAACTACCCTTTCCATAAGCCTGAAGAAAATAATCCTCCTGGAAAGGACTCGTCAAAAAAGATTTCCAACTTAATTGGAAAAGCTGCCCAATATGCTGGTTCAGTGAAATCCAAGAAG CCATATCAATATATCCCGACCATCACAAATCACACTCAACTTTGGTGGGTCCCTAACGTGGTTGTCGCTCATCAAAAAGAAGGGATAGAAGCTGTTCACATAGCGTCTGGTCGCACTCTTTGTAAG CTTAATCTTCAAGAGGCTGGTCTTCATGCAGATGTAAATGGTGATGGTGTCCTAGATCATGTCCAG GCTGTTGGCGGAAATGGCGCTGAACAGACTGTTGTTAGTGGATCCATGGAAGTGCTCCGTCCTTGTTGGGCCGTTGCAACCTCCGGTGTACCTGTACGAGAGCAACTATTTAATGCTTCTATATGTCATCATTCAGTTTTTAACTTATTCCAACATGGAGATTATTCTAGAAGCTATGGTCGAGCTCCTGATTTGGCTTCATTGGAAGTAGCAACACCTATTCTCATCCCAAGGAATGATGGCCACAGGCACCGAAAGGGAAGCCATGGTGATGTTGTCTTTTTGACAAATCGTGGTGAG GTAACATCCTACTCACCCGGCTTGCACGGTCACGGTGCTGTTTGGAATTGGCATCTGTTAACGGGTGCTACATGGTCAAATCTTCCATCTCCAGCGGGGATGATGGAAGCTGCTGTAGTGGTCCCTACACTGAAGGCATTCTCCTTGCGTGTCCATGACAATCAGGAAGTGATCCTTGCGGCTGGAGACCAAGAGGCTATCGTGATATCGCCTGGGGGAAGTATTTTAACCTCCCTTGAGCTTCCAGCATCACCTACCCATGCCTTGATTGCTGAGGACTTCTCAAATGACGGGCTCACCGACCTCATTCTTGTGACCTCAACTGGGGTGTATGGGTTTGTCCAAACCAGGCAACCAGGAGCCCTCTTCTTCAGCATACTAGTTGGTGTCCTCATACTTGTGATGGGAGTCATATTTGTCACCCAACACCTGAACTCCATAAAGGGCAAACCTCGTCCATCTGGTCGGTGA
- the LOC101303562 gene encoding MORC family CW-type zinc finger protein 4-like, with product MSTQKPKPDPAAVVELDSSDDENPAATPNTTQKVPPQHSPAVGQQTLACRSFWKAGDYVVPKQQFLAQDQLEHARVHPKFLHSNATSHKWAFGAIAELLDNGVDEIQNGATFVSVDKVELKKDNSPALLFRDDGAGMNPEGLRKCMSLGYSTKKSNTTIGQYGNGFKTSTMRLGADAIVFSRATRGSKATQSIGLLSYTFLRRTGQDDVIVPMIDFDISGNWVEPIIYSSLDDWSSNLKTILKWSPFGSKEDLLQQFEDIGAHGTKIIIYNLWLNDEGIYELSFDDDDEDIRLRDETNHGSLTKSKKKTAGLLNHVSYRLRYSLRAYASILYLRKFTNFQVIIRGKPVQQYNIQDDLIHAKVITYRPQLATMSKEVLVETTIGFAKEAPDLPVSGFNVYHKNRLIRPFWKVTADGSSKGNGVIGILEANFIEPAHDKQDFERSSLFIRLETRLKQMVMEYWKGHCHFVGYQPLIPSELKLHREQRPAKSSGGPTRIDVDMSDAQHSPEEVVISDGNTDGMSVEEICEENIQLFLRYEEHVKKEDQLKQTINNLEKELEFAKRKKDQLAAYLEMQRKQKAADHGSADTKA from the exons ATGTCGACCCAGAAACCGAAGCCAGATCCAGCCGCTGTGGTGGAGCTCGACAGCAGCGACGACGAGAACCCAGCTGCGACGCCGAACACTACTCAGAAAGTCCCGCCGCAACACTCGCCGGCCGTCGGGCAGCAAACCCTAGCCTGCCGGAGCTTCTGGAAAGCCGGCGACTATGTTGTGCCCAAGCAGCAGTTTCTGGCCCAAGACCAATTGGAGCACGCGCGCGTGCATCCCAAGTTTCTTCATTCCAATGCCACCTCGCATAAGTGGGCTTTTGGAG CCATTGCTGAGCTGTTGGACAATGGTGTTGATGAG ATACAAAATGGGGCAACTTTTGTGAGTGTTGATAAGGTTGAACTGAAGAAAGACAACTCTCCGGCGTTACTTTTCCGAG ATGATGGGGCTGGGATGAATCCGGAAGGTCTGCGCAAATGCATGAGCTTGGGTTATTCTACAAAGAAGTCGAACACGACTATCGGGCAAT ATGGTAATGGATTCAAGACAAGTACTATGAGACTAGGTGCTGATGCTATCGTTTTCAGTCGTGCAACTCGTGGAAG CAAAGCTACCCAGAGTATTGGATTGTTATCTTATACGTTCCTACGGAGAACTGGGCAGGATGATGTTATTGTTCCAATG ATTGATTTTGACATCTCTGGAAATTGGGTTGAACCAATAATTTATAGCTCACTGGATGACTGGTCTTCTAATTTGAAAACAATCCTTAAATGGTCGCCCTTTGGTTCAAAGGAAGATCTCTTGCAACAG TTTGAGGACATTGGAGCTCATGGAACAAAAATAATCATATACAACTTGTGGCTAAATGATGAAGGCATATATGAATTGAGTTTTGATGATGATGATGAG GATATACGGTTGAGAGATGAAACTAACCATGGAAGTTTGACCAAGTCAAAGAAAAAAACAGCTGGCTTACTAAACCATGTGTCATATCGTCTACGCTATTCGTTGAGG GCATATGCTTCCATTCTGTACCTCAGAAAATTCACAAACTTCCAAGTCATTATAAGGGGGAAACCTGTACAGCAATATAATATTCAAGATGACTTGATACATGCAAAAGTGATTACATATAGGCCTCAGCTAGCTACCATGTCAAAAGAG GTCCTAGTTGAAACAACCATTGGATTTGCAAAAGAGGCACCTGATCTTCCAGTTAGTGGGTTCAACGTGTACCACAAAAATCGCCTCATCAGG CCGTTCTGGAAAGTCACCGCTGATGGTTCATCGAAGGGGAATGGTGTTATTG GAATTCTTGAAGCAAACTTTATAGAGCCAGCACATGATAAGCAGGACTTTGAGCGATCATCATTGTTTATCCGTCTCGAAACAAGGCTGAAACAAATGGTAATGGAATATTG GAAAGGCCATTGTCACTTTGTGGGCTACCAGCCTCTTATTCCTAGTGAACTCAAGCTGCACAGGGAACAACGTCCTGCTAAATCTTCTGGTGGACCAACACGTATTGATGTTGATATGAGTGATGCGCAGCAT AGTCCAGAAGAAGTAGTGATCTCTGATGGCAATACAGATGGCATGTCAGTTGAGGAGATATGTGAGGAAAATATACAACTCTTCTTGAG GTATGAGGAACATGTGAAGAAGGAGGATCAGTTGAAACAGACG ATTAACAACCTGGAGAAGGAACTAGAGTTCGCTAAAAGGAAGAAGGATCAACTTGCTGCATATCTAGAGATGCAGAGGAAGCAAAAGGCAGCGGACCATGGTAGTGCCGACACCAAAGCCTAA
- the LOC101304138 gene encoding probable methyltransferase PMT27-like, producing MALGNRSRTSSNKRSSSSSYTSTVMVMGFVALCVVGVWMMNYSSVGGSTQTTERTATATSTSASSDESNAQAAENTNINKPKAFEDNPGDLPDDAIKNGDNGANKADATANNKEGKMSGENKQEQAAAEEQKEDQKQQELNQAQLSEESTIPENQQVEQKATEEKVIPEQPDEKIHQQTNKNSGQSSGNDQTNAESKPQETLNNIQDQQQQQHEQHNQEQEQHDQQKPQQFPDETNHANTLTNRKKGNGDQNNKGNEANAGETLLNGGDSSGIPKESKESKKSWGTQADQSENEKERRKDEKEGQDSIYGYSWQLCNTTADADYIPCLDNTKAIKKLRSTKHFEHRERHCPQEGPTCLVPVPEGYKTSIEWPQSRDKIWYHNVPHTLLAEVKGHQNWVKVSGELLTFPGGGTQFIHGALLYIDFLQDAVPDLSWGKRTRVILDVGCGVASLGGYLFDRDVLTMSFAPKDEHEAQVQFALERGIPAISAVMGTQRLPFPSRVFDAVHCARCRVPWHAEGGMLLLELNRVLRPGGYFIWSATPVYGKNDEDKQIWKEMTALTKSMCWDLVAIKNHKVNQVAAAIYRKPTSNQCYEQRKQNQPPMCKTDDDPNAAWYVPLQACMHKVPVDKSERGTQWPETWPNRLQAPPYWLNGSQMGIYGKPAPQDFARDYEHWKRVINNSYMKSLGINWSGVRNVMDMRAVYGGFAAALRDLKIWVMNVVNVDSADTLPIIYERGLFGIYHDWCESFSTYPRTYDLVHADHLFSSLKKRCRLAPVMAEVDRIVRPGGKLIVRDESSAIGEVENLLKSLHWEVHLTFSKNQEGMLSAQKGNWRPTTLAESS from the exons ATGGCGTTGGGGAATAGGTCGCGCACTAGCAGTAACAAGCGGTCGTCTTCAAGCTCTTACACATCGACCGTGATGGTAATGGGGTTCGTAGCCTTGTGTGTGGTCGGTGTGTGGATGATGAATTACTCTAGCGTTGGAGGTTCAACACAGACCACCGAGAGAACCGCCACCGCCACTTCCACGTCTGCTTCCTCCGATGAAAGCAATGCACAAGCTGCTGAGAATACCAATATTAATAAACCCAAGGCATTTGAAGACAACCCGGGTGATCTTCCGGATGATGCTATAAAAAATGGTGATAATGGGGCTAACAAAGCGGACGCTACTGCTAATAACAAGGAGGGAAAGATGTCCGGAGAAAATAAACAAGAGCAAGCTGCCGCTGAAGAACAGAAAGAGGATCAGAAGCAGCAAGAGCTTAACCAAGCACAATTATCTGAGGAAAGCACTATACCTGAAAACCAACAGGTTGAACAAAAAGCCACAGAAGAGAAGGTCATCCCTGAACAACCTGACGAGAAAATTCATCAACAAACAAACAAGAACAGCGGCCAGAGCAGTGGAAATGATCAAACAAATGCAGAGAGCAAACCTCAA GAGACCCTGAATAATATTCAAGACCAACAACAGCAGCAGCATGAACAACATAATCAGGAACAAGAGCAACATGACCAACAAAAACCGCAACAATTCCCTGACGAGACGAACCATGCAAACACCCTAACAAAT CGAAAGAAAGGTAACGGTGATCAAAACAATAAGGGCAACGAGGCCAACGCCGGCGAGACGCTCCTCAATGGCGGGGACAGCTCGGGGATTCCGAAGGAGTCAAAGGAATCGAAGAAGTCGTGGGGGACTCAAGCGGATCAGTCGGAGAACGAGAAGGAGAGGCGCAAGGACGAAAAGGAGGGTCAAGATAGCATCTACGGGTACTCATGGCAGCTTTGCAACACGACTGCCGATGCTGATTATATACCTTGTTTGGACAACACAAAGGCTATAAAGAAGCTGCGTTCGACCAAACATTTCGAGCATCGAGAAAGGCATTGTCCGCAGGAGGGTCCCACTTGCCTGGTTCCGGTGCCGGAGGGTTACAAGACGTCGATCGAGTGGCCGCAAAGCAGAGACAAG ATATGGTATCACAATGTACCGCACACATTGCTGGCAGAGGTGAAGGGTCACCAGAACTGGGTTAAGGTCTCCGGTGAGTTGCTGACTTTTCCTGGCGGTGGGACCCAGTTCATACATGGCGCTCTCCTCTACATTGATTTCCTTCAAGAC GCAGTACCGGATCTCTCATGGGGAAAGCGCACTCGGGTTATATTGGACGTTGGGTGTGGTGTTGCGAGTCTTGGAGGTTATCTGTTTGACAGAGATGTTCTTACAATGTCTTTTGCACCCAAAGATGAGCATGAAGCTCAAGTTCAGTTTGCCCTAGAAAGAGGTATTCCCGCCATTTCAGCAGTCATGGGTACTCAGAGGCTGCCCTTCCCCAGCAGGGTCTTTGATGCCGTCCACTGTGCACGTTGCAGAGTGCCATGGCACGCCGAAG GTGGAATGCTTCTTCTGGAATTGAACCGTGTTTTAAGGCCTGGGGGTTACTTCATTTGGTCAGCCACTCCTGTTTATGGGAAGAATGACGAAGATAAACAAATATGGAAAG AAATGACAGCCTTGACAAAGTCTATGTGTTGGGACCTTGTCGCAATCAAGAACCACAAAGTAAATCAAGTTGCGGCTGCCATCTATCGCAAGCCAACCTCGAATCAGTGCTACGAACAAAGAAAGCAAAATCAGCCTCCTATGTGCAAAACCGATGATGACCCCAACGCCGCCTG GTATGTACCTTTGCAGGCATGTATGCACAAAGTTCCTGTTGACAAATCTGAGAGAGGGACTCAATGGCCTGAGACCTGGCCTAATCGACTGCAAGCTCCTCCTTACTGGTTAAACGGCTCCCAAATGGGCATTTATGGAAAACCAGCACCCCAAGATTTTGCAAGAGATTATGAACACTGGAAACGTGTGATTAACAACAGTTACATGAAAAGTTTGGGTATCAATTGGTCAGGGGTCAGAAATGTCATGGACATGAGAGCTGTTTATGGAGG GTTTGCCGCCGCTCTCAGGGATCTTAAAATTTGGGTGATGAATGTGGTGAATGTAGATTCTGCAGATACTCTCCCCATCATCTATGAACGTGGTCTTTTCGGAATATATCACGATTGGTGTGAATCTTTTAGCACCTATCCAAGAACCTATGACCTCGTCCATGCAGATCATCTATTTTCTTCACTCAAAAAGAG GTGCAGGCTTGCTCCCGTAATGGCAGAAGTTGATCGGATTGTCAGGCCGGGAGGTAAACTGATCGTCCGCGATGAATCCAGCGCAATTGGGGAGGTGGAGAATTTGTTGAAGTCCCTGCACTGGGAGGTTCACTTGACCTTTTCCAAAAATCAAGAAGGGATGCTTAGTGCGCAGAAAGGCAATTGGCGGCCAACCACATTGGCAGAAAGTTCTTAA
- the LOC101303277 gene encoding auxin-induced protein 5NG4-like yields MADEAAGSSPSRVHGKRLWCMVPERARIHMALTALQFSYAGQHVILRTVLNMGVSKLVFPVYRNIIALLLLGPIAYFLEKNDRPPLKFGHVMQFFLMGLLGITCNQGLYLFGLENTSPTFASAIENAVPAITFFMAALFRIEQVHLNRKDGKAKVLGTLASVAGALVITLYKGPTIYGPPSDSQYLNQSHSRLSLLGDAKEKNWTLGCICLIGHCLCWSSWIVLQVPVLKNYPARLSVSSFTCFFGILQCSAIAGIVERESQAWQIHSGGEVFAILYAGVVASAMAFAIQIWVIEKGGPVFVSVYLPLQTLLVALMASVILGEQFYMGGIIGAVLIVAGLYLVVWGKNEESKFGKERGEIPSMPADEGSFLFQSLLASSSK; encoded by the exons ATGGCTGATGAGGCTGCTGGTTCATCACCAAGTAGAGTTCATGGCAAGAGACTATGGTGTATGGTGCCTGAACGTGCCCGGATTCACATGGCATTGACTGCTCTGCAGTTCAGTTATGCAGGGCAACATGTCATCCTCAGAACTGTGCTTAACATGGGTGTAAGCAAGCTTGTGTTTCCAGTTTACAGGAACATCATCGCGCTGCTTCTGCTCGGTCCCATTGCATACTTTCTAGAGAA GAATGACAGACCACCACTAAAGTTTGGTCATGTTATGCAGTTTTTCCTCATGGGACTTCTTGG GATCACATGCAATCAAGGTTTGTACCTCTTTGGTTTGGAAAACACATCACCCACATTTGCTTCTGCAATAGAGAATGCAGTCCCTGCAATAACATTTTTCATGGCTGCACTATTCAG AATTGAACAGGTTCACTTAAATAGAAAAGACGGCAAAGCCAAGGTGCTTGGAACTCTGGCTTCTGTTGCTGGAGCCTTAGTCATAACCCTTTACAAAGGGCCAACAATTTATGGACCTCCAAGTGATTCACAATATTTAAACCAGTCACATTCTCGGTTATCATTACTTGGAGATGCCAAGGAGAAGAACTGGACTTTGGGATGCATATGTTTAATTGGTCATTGTCTGTGTTGGTCTAGCTGGATTGTGCTACAAGTACCTGTTTTGAAGAACTACCCAGCTCGCCTCTCTGTCTCCTCTTTTACTTGCTTCTTTGGCATTCTGCAGTGTTCTGCAATCGCGGGGATTGTAGAAAGAGAATCACAAGCTTGGCAGATCCATTCTGGTGGTGAAGTTTTCGCTATTCTCTACGCG GGAGTGGTGGCTTCAGCAATGGCGTTCGCAATACAGATATGGGTGATCGAAAAAGGAGGACCAGTGTTCGTCTCAGTGTACCTGCCTCTACAGACTTTACTCGTAGCTCTAATGGCCTCGGTCATTTTGGGTGAACAATTCTACATGGGAGG CATTATTGGAGCGGTATTGATTGTAGCTGGACTATACCTGGTGGTCTGGGGGAAAAATGAAGAGAGCAAGTTTGGCAAGGAAAGGGGTGAAATTCCCTCAATGCCTGCAGATGAAGGATCCTTTCTGTTTCAGTCATTACTCGCTTCCTCTTCCAAATAG
- the LOC101303856 gene encoding uncharacterized protein LOC101303856, which translates to MAGFFSLGGGSRNPESRNQYQQPQPSDIPPETLFWYKNNEEGMPNKGSFELWQHQQQQLQHHHHQQQQHQLHQLQLQQDLYASAAALGVGPSSINVSDESSSRPFMLMRPSSSGGGGGGGGGGGGSTSGSTVSCQDCGNQAKKDCVHMRCRTCCKSRGFECATHVKSTWVPASKRRERQQQHLTALQQQQQQQQHETVQVIRGGGENPKRLRESNPNNPSSNSSLGACTRIITNTSGLELGNFPPELTSPALFRCVRVSSIDDDEDQYAYQTAVNIAGHVFKGILYNQGPADNNNYNMSTGGESSSGGGGGGGGGGGVIQPLNLINAAPTTAVSGGVTVAAASGSGTLMDPNSLYPANPFMASGTLSRIVVAVQIM; encoded by the exons ATGGCTGGTTTTTTCTCATTAGGTGGAGGAAGTCGGAATCCGGAAAGCAGGAATCAGTATCAACAACCGCAACCGAGTGATATTCCGCCGGAGACGTTGTTTTGGTACAAGAATAATGAAGAGGGCATGCCAAACAAAGGAAGCTTCGAGTTATGGCAGCACCAGCAGCAGCAACTACAGCACCACCACCACCAGCAACAGCAGCATCAGCTCCACCAGCTCCAACTCCAGCAAGATCTGTACGCCTCGGCCGCTGCTCTAGGCGTCGGTCCTAGCAGCATCAACGTCTCTGATGAGTCGTCGTCGCGGCCGTTCATGTTGATGAGACCCTCCTCGTCCGGCGGAGGAGGAGGTGGAGGTGGTGGGGGAGGTGGATCGACGTCCGGGAGCACCGTCAGCTGTCAAGACTGCGGCAACCAAGCCAAGAAAGATTGCGTGCACATGAGGTGCAGGACTTGCTGCAAGAGCCGAGGGTTCGAGTGCGCCACCCACGTGAAGAGCACGTGGGTCCCGGCGTCGAAGCGCCGTGAGAGGCAGCAGCAGCATCTCACGGCGCTGCAGCAGCAGCAGCAGCAACAACAACACGAAACAGTTCAAGTGATCCGCGGAGGCGGAGAGAATCCGAAAAGGCTGAGAGAGAGCAATCCAAACAATCCAAGCTCCAATTCTTCTCTGGGAGCTTGCACTCGCATTATCACAAACACGTCAG GGTTGGAACTGGGGAATTTTCCGCCCGAACTGACCTCTCCCGCGTTGTTCCGCTGCGTGAGAGTGAGCTCCATCGACGACGATGAAGATCAGTACGCATATCAGACGGCGGTGAACATCGCCGGCCACGTGTTCAAGGGAATTCTCTACAACCAAGGCCCTGCTGATAATAACAACTACAATATGAGCACAGGTGGCGAGAGCTCGTCTGGGGGAGGAGGCGGAGGCGGAGGTGGTGGAGGAGTCATTCAACCCCTCAATCTCATCAATGCCGCTCCCACTACAGCTGTCAGTGGCGGTGTAACGGTGGCTGCAGCTTCAGGTTCCGGGACGTTAATGGATCCTAACTCTCTATACCCGGCTAACCCATTTATGGCATCGG GAACTCTTTCAAGGATTGTTGTTGCTGTCCAGATAATGTAG
- the LOC101310930 gene encoding protein RTE1-HOMOLOG-like produces MEANGDSEHHMMIEGSASPTLQIDPKRARFPSCIVWTPLPVISWLVPFVGHIGICREDGVILDFAGPNFVSVDDFAFGAPTRYIQISKEKCCAIPCPSEHEAVLHDDPGRDILTWDDALHKGTQEFQHRAYNLFTCNCHSFVANSLNRLGFRSGGWNVVNLAALIFLKGDWVSVRSMVRTFLPFLITFSFGLAIGGTIFLTYLGFFIAFLVGWFLLGTYCFKNLIQL; encoded by the exons ATGGAAGCAAATGGAGACTCTGAGCACCACATGATGATTGAAGGAAGTGCTTCACCGACTTTGCAAATTGACCCTAAAAGAGCTCGGTTTCCAAGCTGCATTGTGTGGACACCGCTTCCTGTTATATCATGGCTGGTTCCTTTTGTTGGCCATATTGGCATATGCAGAGAAGATGGCGTGATTTTGGACTTTGCAGGACCCAATTTTGTGTCTGTGGATGACTTTGCTTTTGGAGCACCAACTCGCTACATCCAAATAAGCAAAGAAAAG TGTTGTGCTATTCCCTGTCCATCTGAGCATGAAGCAGTGTTGCATGATGATCCTGGAAGAGACATATTGACATGGGATGATGCACTTCATAAGGGCACTCAAGAATTCCAACACCGGGCTTATAACCTTTTTACCTGCAATTGCCACTCCTTTGTAGCCAACAGCCTTAACAGGTTAGGCTTTCGTTCTGGTGGGTGGAATGTGGTGAACCTCGCAGCTCTCATCTTCCTTAAGGGTGACTGGGTAAGTGTAAGATCCATGGTGCGGACTTTTTTGCCGTTCTTAATAACATTCAGTTTTGGACTTGCAATAGGAGGTACAATCTTCCTAACTTACTTAGGATTCTTCATCGCCTTCCTTGTTGGCTGGTTTCTTCTTGGTACTTACTGTTTCAAGAACTTGATCCAGTTGTAG